From the Pseudoalteromonas tunicata genome, one window contains:
- a CDS encoding DUF2999 family protein encodes MNPIIAILKEHNVSEQQTHELFQSFTENPFMAMTLVQQLGIAPEKLQQLMGLVMTQPNLIKEAIEELGLDFSKLEEAKEKLKSQQQ; translated from the coding sequence ATGAATCCAATTATCGCAATTTTAAAAGAACACAATGTTAGCGAACAACAAACTCACGAGTTGTTCCAGTCTTTCACCGAAAATCCATTTATGGCGATGACCTTAGTACAGCAACTTGGCATTGCACCTGAAAAGCTGCAGCAACTTATGGGTCTGGTGATGACGCAACCTAATTTAATTAAAGAAGCCATTGAAGAGCTAGGATTAGATTTTAGTAAATTAGAAGAAGCAAAAGAAAAACTAAAAAGCCAACAGCAGTAA
- a CDS encoding imelysin family protein produces the protein MNTIKNIALSFVAAAVLAGCGGDDGKDGIAGAQGVAGQNGANGTSVFVTTQDVIKTNAQHAYAVYADSLIAAKALKEQLAIFVANPSDESFSLAKKAWLAAREPYGQSEVFRFREGPIDNLTQDAAGNWVLAPEAGPEGAINAWPLAEALIDYTQDMDGLQNPENPSTLPAGGNIIADIDSFPVIDKATIQAQFERGDDEANVTSGYHAIEFLLWGQDLNADGTYTANRDYSAGYRKASDFYTVGNQMGQCTSGEAGAANVICIRRSQYLLAAADLLIDDLKSVVDAWTPGTGFHYQAFIKEETQKQSLAKILEGMGRLSYGELAGERMSIALRTDSQEDEHSCFSDNTHRDIFLNAKGIQNTFNGQYVRFDGEVLQGASIYNLLVVAGKPELANKLRGALEDTMAKAAVIDTTAKLGYSFDVQIQQPELKGAVTNTIEALKTQTQVIKEVIEALGVTTGDLEGDTDEFGG, from the coding sequence ATGAATACAATAAAAAATATCGCACTATCTTTTGTCGCCGCGGCTGTTTTGGCTGGTTGTGGTGGTGATGATGGAAAAGATGGAATAGCGGGTGCTCAAGGTGTCGCGGGGCAAAATGGCGCTAATGGAACAAGTGTGTTTGTAACCACACAGGATGTGATAAAAACCAATGCGCAACACGCATATGCTGTTTATGCTGATTCATTAATTGCTGCAAAAGCACTTAAAGAACAATTAGCTATATTTGTTGCCAATCCAAGTGATGAAAGCTTTTCGCTGGCTAAAAAAGCATGGCTAGCAGCACGCGAACCATATGGTCAGTCTGAGGTATTTCGTTTTCGTGAAGGTCCAATTGATAATTTAACTCAAGATGCTGCGGGTAACTGGGTATTAGCACCTGAAGCGGGCCCAGAGGGAGCGATTAATGCATGGCCTTTAGCCGAAGCGCTGATTGATTACACCCAAGATATGGATGGATTACAAAACCCTGAAAATCCAAGTACCTTGCCAGCTGGCGGAAATATCATTGCCGATATCGATAGTTTCCCGGTTATAGATAAAGCAACTATTCAAGCGCAGTTTGAACGTGGTGATGATGAAGCTAATGTCACTTCTGGTTATCATGCGATTGAGTTTTTATTGTGGGGTCAAGATTTAAACGCCGATGGTACTTACACAGCTAACCGCGATTATTCAGCAGGTTATCGTAAAGCCAGTGATTTTTATACGGTTGGCAATCAAATGGGCCAATGTACTTCAGGTGAAGCAGGGGCTGCCAATGTCATTTGTATTCGTCGTAGTCAGTATTTACTTGCAGCAGCAGATTTACTGATTGATGATTTGAAATCAGTGGTTGATGCATGGACACCGGGAACCGGTTTTCATTATCAAGCATTCATTAAAGAAGAAACTCAAAAACAATCATTGGCTAAAATTCTAGAAGGTATGGGGCGCTTAAGTTATGGCGAATTAGCGGGCGAACGGATGAGTATTGCGCTTCGTACTGACTCACAAGAAGATGAGCATTCATGTTTTTCTGATAATACCCATCGTGACATTTTCTTAAATGCCAAGGGCATTCAAAATACCTTTAACGGCCAATACGTTCGTTTTGATGGTGAAGTATTACAAGGTGCAAGTATTTATAATTTACTGGTTGTAGCGGGTAAGCCAGAACTTGCGAATAAATTACGTGGTGCGCTTGAAGATACCATGGCTAAAGCCGCGGTCATTGATACAACAGCAAAACTTGGCTATTCATTTGATGTGCAAATTCAACAACCTGAACTTAAAGGTGCAGTAACAAATACCATTGAAGCACTAAAAACTCAAACGCAGGTAATTAAAGAAGTGATTGAAGCTTTAGGCGTAACTACAGGTGATTTAGAAGGCGATACGGACGAATTCGGCGGTTAA
- a CDS encoding di-heme oxidoredictase family protein: protein MKNAFILVVLCCLCACSKQPEVLEFSLNELRPGGSATLASINTRTFIHPSGNLSIDDELEFWDGLSFFRDPWVASPAITVDRDGLGPLYNARSCKACHSRGGRGRMAAEGVSSPMALLFRLGHGEKQLADTTYGAQLQTFAVLTPTNNPKLDAEGQINLQYEMIEGQFDDGAPYTLRKPHYRLVNLSQGPLAATTQLSPRYAPAIYGMGLLDAIDSADLFALEDEYDADQNGISARYNRVPNVLTGQLELGRFGFKGLHPNLNQQIASAFINDIGITNPYFPKETCQPTQSACLLEAKRVHGEQSPEIPMKLLRTTEFMSAHIAVQPTRKLNSPQAQQGRTLFYQLGCQGCHQPSFVTRNDYELPELAGQIIWPYSDLALHDMGEGLADGKVEYRATGREWRTAPLWGIGLQPRIQGYQGFLHDGRARTISEAILWHGGEAKASQQGFVALPAHERAALLFFLEQI from the coding sequence ATGAAAAACGCATTTATATTAGTGGTTTTATGTTGTCTTTGCGCATGTTCTAAACAACCTGAAGTACTCGAATTTAGCCTCAATGAGCTACGCCCAGGCGGCAGTGCGACGTTAGCAAGCATCAATACGCGCACCTTTATCCATCCATCGGGTAATTTGTCGATTGATGATGAATTAGAATTTTGGGATGGTTTGTCGTTCTTTCGTGATCCTTGGGTTGCATCACCGGCTATTACCGTAGATCGAGATGGTTTAGGACCGTTATATAATGCGCGTTCATGTAAAGCATGTCATAGCCGAGGCGGCCGTGGTCGGATGGCCGCAGAAGGTGTTTCTAGCCCAATGGCCTTGTTGTTTCGTTTAGGCCATGGCGAAAAACAACTGGCCGATACAACCTATGGTGCCCAGCTACAGACGTTTGCGGTCCTGACTCCGACAAATAACCCTAAGTTGGATGCTGAAGGGCAAATTAATCTGCAATATGAAATGATTGAAGGTCAATTTGATGACGGCGCTCCTTATACATTACGCAAGCCCCATTATCGATTAGTAAATCTAAGTCAAGGTCCACTGGCTGCAACAACACAATTATCCCCACGTTATGCCCCTGCGATTTATGGTATGGGATTGCTTGATGCGATTGATTCTGCAGATTTATTTGCTCTTGAAGATGAATACGATGCGGATCAAAATGGGATCAGCGCACGCTATAATCGGGTGCCAAATGTGCTAACTGGGCAGCTTGAGCTTGGCCGTTTTGGATTTAAAGGATTACACCCAAACTTAAATCAACAAATTGCCAGTGCGTTTATCAATGATATTGGCATCACTAATCCCTATTTTCCCAAAGAAACCTGTCAGCCTACACAGAGCGCTTGTTTGTTAGAAGCAAAGCGTGTGCATGGTGAGCAATCGCCTGAAATTCCGATGAAATTATTACGTACAACTGAGTTTATGAGTGCCCATATCGCAGTGCAGCCGACACGTAAATTAAACAGCCCTCAAGCCCAGCAAGGACGCACACTATTTTATCAATTAGGTTGTCAAGGGTGTCATCAGCCAAGCTTTGTTACACGAAACGACTACGAGTTGCCAGAGCTCGCAGGGCAAATAATCTGGCCTTACAGTGACCTTGCCTTACACGATATGGGGGAGGGGCTTGCCGATGGCAAAGTTGAATACCGTGCCACGGGCCGTGAATGGCGTACAGCCCCCCTTTGGGGGATTGGATTACAACCACGGATCCAAGGATATCAAGGCTTTTTACACGATGGCCGGGCACGCACTATTAGCGAGGCTATTTTATGGCATGGTGGCGAGGCGAAGGCTTCACAGCAAGGTTTTGTTGCCTTACCTGCTCATGAACGTGCGGCCTTACTCTTTTTTTTAGAGCAAATTTAA
- a CDS encoding imelysin family protein codes for MKQLLLVMISTSLLSACGGSNKVETPPVVVEPPVVVVKTKDQAMAAVLVALADEVIVPSYQQLLAHSTEFEIAATRFCSLSNSAQSDLDVLRTSWLNLNASWQSTRPTKLGPIFKEFRYSRLQTWPDNNAAVARGIAALLATNPITAQAVAQTQDGGQGLPALEYLLYPDQAGQNMLSAPNKSERCLVTMAVAANIKSIAQELVDGWSASQGNYREQYIQGSGDFVSPQDAIEEQLTNWFELVEIITDNKIGKALGVLPPGVLKNAEQFRSQSSLANIKHNLEALEQVYLAKNSYGFDDYLIEIHQAQSLDTSIKGAFAEVFEALEKITVPLEEAIVTSEGRAQLKALSNKVKALRTIMASDFVQTTGFNPSFNSNDGD; via the coding sequence ATGAAACAATTATTACTTGTGATGATAAGTACATCCTTGTTATCTGCCTGTGGTGGCAGCAACAAAGTAGAGACACCCCCAGTGGTGGTGGAACCGCCTGTTGTGGTGGTAAAAACCAAAGATCAAGCAATGGCTGCGGTATTGGTTGCGCTCGCCGATGAGGTTATTGTACCAAGTTATCAACAATTATTAGCACATAGTACTGAATTTGAAATCGCAGCCACTCGGTTTTGTTCGCTCAGTAACTCGGCGCAATCTGACCTTGATGTATTACGGACAAGTTGGCTTAACTTAAATGCCAGCTGGCAAAGCACTCGGCCCACGAAACTTGGGCCTATTTTTAAAGAGTTTCGCTATTCTCGCCTTCAAACTTGGCCTGATAATAACGCAGCAGTAGCCCGAGGTATTGCAGCATTACTCGCTACCAATCCAATTACCGCACAAGCTGTTGCCCAAACTCAAGACGGAGGTCAAGGCCTGCCTGCTTTAGAGTATCTTCTTTATCCAGATCAGGCAGGGCAAAACATGTTAAGTGCGCCAAACAAGAGCGAACGCTGCTTAGTAACCATGGCGGTTGCTGCAAATATCAAAAGTATTGCCCAAGAACTTGTTGATGGCTGGAGTGCCAGTCAGGGCAATTATCGAGAACAGTACATACAGGGCTCGGGGGATTTTGTTTCACCCCAAGATGCTATTGAAGAGCAGCTAACAAATTGGTTTGAATTAGTCGAAATTATAACTGATAACAAAATAGGTAAAGCGTTAGGAGTATTGCCACCTGGGGTGTTAAAAAATGCAGAGCAATTTCGCAGTCAAAGCTCACTTGCCAATATTAAGCACAATCTTGAAGCATTAGAGCAAGTATATTTGGCGAAAAATAGCTATGGCTTTGATGATTATTTAATTGAAATTCATCAAGCTCAGAGTTTAGATACCAGTATTAAAGGTGCATTTGCTGAGGTGTTTGAGGCATTGGAGAAAATCACCGTGCCATTAGAAGAAGCGATAGTAACCAGCGAAGGGCGCGCGCAATTGAAGGCTTTGAGCAATAAAGTCAAAGCGCTGCGTACTATCATGGCCAGCGATTTTGTGCAAACCACAGGGTTTAACCCAAGCTTTAATTCTAACGATGGTGATTAA
- a CDS encoding DUF1513 domain-containing protein: MTQLARRRFCQSVLGLAGLSILPSCSLQREQQFVSAYSNTDGQHFVAVFNQSGEVFSEVEIPLRGHDIAISHKEPFRVIAFSRRPGAYLYDIDLNKGVIKQTIKANDGRHFFGHGVFSPDGQYLFTTENDYHNQQGKVVVRDAQSLAVIKEFNSGGVGPHQLAWLNDGKTLVIANGGIATHPDTPREKLNVLTMAPNLTYLQSESGTILQQFYPPHHQLSIRHLAVDRRNKVIIAMQYQGPKSDLHPLVYSQQGDGPMVACTASDLLWQQMHQYTASVCIDDAVNVAAVSCPRSGFVSFWDLRTDRLIDTFQIRDCAGVTLSKDGFLLSNGKGEIACIDPFLETASSKMQLTGYKWDNHMQSLKESLF; this comes from the coding sequence ATGACCCAGCTTGCCAGGCGACGCTTTTGCCAATCTGTTTTGGGGTTGGCTGGGCTGAGTATTTTGCCAAGTTGTAGTTTACAACGTGAGCAGCAGTTTGTGAGTGCCTATAGCAATACTGATGGGCAACATTTTGTGGCGGTATTTAATCAATCTGGCGAAGTTTTTAGTGAGGTTGAAATCCCGCTTCGCGGTCATGACATTGCAATATCACACAAGGAGCCGTTTAGGGTGATTGCTTTTTCACGCCGCCCAGGCGCTTATCTCTATGATATCGATTTAAATAAAGGGGTGATCAAGCAAACCATTAAAGCTAATGATGGTCGCCACTTTTTTGGTCATGGTGTATTTAGCCCTGATGGTCAGTATTTATTTACTACTGAAAATGATTACCATAACCAGCAAGGTAAAGTCGTTGTGAGGGATGCGCAATCTTTGGCTGTTATCAAAGAGTTTAACAGTGGTGGGGTAGGTCCTCATCAGCTTGCTTGGCTCAATGATGGCAAAACCTTGGTGATTGCTAACGGTGGGATTGCTACTCATCCAGATACACCGCGAGAAAAACTCAACGTCTTGACGATGGCACCGAACCTAACTTATCTGCAAAGTGAATCAGGTACGATATTACAACAATTTTACCCACCTCATCACCAGCTTAGTATTCGTCATTTAGCGGTTGATAGGCGCAATAAAGTGATTATTGCGATGCAATATCAGGGGCCAAAAAGTGATTTACATCCTTTGGTTTATAGTCAGCAAGGGGATGGGCCAATGGTTGCATGTACGGCCTCGGATCTGTTGTGGCAACAAATGCATCAATATACGGCAAGTGTTTGTATTGATGATGCTGTTAATGTCGCTGCGGTGAGTTGCCCAAGAAGTGGGTTTGTTAGCTTTTGGGATTTACGAACAGACCGGCTGATTGATACTTTTCAAATACGAGATTGCGCGGGGGTTACCTTGTCTAAAGATGGCTTTTTATTAAGCAATGGCAAAGGTGAGATTGCGTGTATCGATCCATTTTTAGAAACGGCAAGCTCAAAGATGCAACTTACTGGTTATAAATGGGATAATCACATGCAAAGTCTAAAAGAGTCATTGTTTTAA
- a CDS encoding lysophospholipid acyltransferase family protein has translation MTQAVDPFADIRPYNDDEVSASIQRLVNDDAFIALIAKHNLPSWLVPFRSLLTPLLKRYLAKKWSKFKTIAQIQEVVAHYLGRVIDQTTSKVTFSGLEHLDKTQAYLFISNHRDIALDPALINWGLHTHQMNTVRIAIGDNLLQIPYITELMKLNKSFVVKRSVKAPKEMLRALSQLSAYIYDSLKSNNSIWIAQREGRTKDGDDQTDPALLKMLQLNGRKQKMEFADYVRELKIVPVSISYQFEPCAIAKAKERHHKSTFGEYKKAAGEDIESIMEGFRSSKGHVHVAFGQPITSGCDSPEELAQTIDAQILSSYFLHPGNYLAANSDIEAIEPAQKELFEQRMAQVPSELKELVLAMYAKPVQKQLAQHQ, from the coding sequence ATGACACAGGCAGTAGATCCATTTGCAGATATTCGTCCATATAATGATGATGAGGTCAGCGCATCAATTCAACGTTTAGTGAATGATGATGCGTTTATCGCTTTAATCGCAAAACATAATCTACCGAGTTGGTTGGTGCCATTTCGTAGCCTATTAACACCTTTGCTTAAACGTTATTTAGCAAAAAAATGGTCTAAATTTAAAACTATTGCGCAAATACAAGAGGTTGTGGCGCACTATCTTGGTCGCGTGATTGATCAAACAACATCAAAAGTCACTTTTTCTGGCCTCGAGCATCTAGATAAAACCCAAGCGTATTTGTTTATTTCAAACCATCGAGATATTGCCCTTGATCCTGCTTTAATTAACTGGGGATTACACACTCATCAAATGAATACCGTGCGTATTGCAATCGGTGATAACTTACTACAAATTCCTTATATCACGGAATTAATGAAGTTGAATAAAAGCTTTGTGGTGAAGCGTTCGGTAAAAGCGCCAAAAGAAATGCTCAGAGCGTTATCGCAGTTATCGGCTTACATCTATGACTCGTTAAAAAGTAATAACTCGATTTGGATTGCGCAGCGCGAAGGGCGCACCAAAGATGGTGACGATCAAACTGACCCTGCATTACTTAAAATGCTACAACTAAACGGACGTAAGCAAAAAATGGAATTTGCAGATTATGTTCGAGAGTTAAAAATTGTTCCTGTCTCGATTTCATATCAATTTGAACCATGTGCTATCGCCAAAGCAAAAGAGCGCCATCATAAAAGTACTTTTGGTGAATATAAAAAAGCAGCGGGCGAAGATATTGAAAGCATCATGGAAGGATTTCGCTCAAGCAAAGGTCATGTTCATGTCGCATTTGGTCAACCAATTACGTCAGGATGTGACAGCCCAGAAGAATTAGCACAAACTATTGATGCACAAATATTGTCTTCTTATTTTTTGCATCCAGGGAATTATTTAGCTGCCAATAGTGATATTGAAGCAATTGAACCTGCACAAAAAGAGCTGTTTGAACAACGTATGGCGCAGGTCCCCTCAGAGTTAAAAGAGTTAGTTTTAGCTATGTACGCAAAACCTGTACAAAAGCAATTAGCACAACATCAATAA
- a CDS encoding DUF1289 domain-containing protein → MQQIEIFEIPSPCIDVCQSNNRGYCIGCFRSRDERFNWQKMSDSEKKHVIALCLQRKRRSEQKPATSLVEQQGQQNDFNF, encoded by the coding sequence ATGCAACAGATTGAAATATTTGAAATCCCAAGCCCCTGTATCGATGTGTGTCAGAGCAATAATAGAGGTTATTGTATCGGTTGTTTTCGTAGTAGAGATGAGCGTTTTAATTGGCAAAAAATGTCTGATAGTGAAAAAAAACATGTTATTGCACTTTGCCTTCAGCGCAAACGAAGAAGCGAACAAAAACCTGCGACGTCTTTAGTCGAACAACAAGGACAACAAAATGACTTTAACTTTTAA
- a CDS encoding transporter substrate-binding domain-containing protein: MPKIYSSFFLSLFLFSSNYLQANEVTFNRPSNTPQAAYVIELLSAAYKQSGYDIKLIDYPRDEALRAANEGKLDGQLGRIAEIELLYQNLVRLPTPLFTFNLLLIHRCNQCTDCQINDFKSVSIVSNYPVAKAYLTKMNYSGEVIDVRSIKTQLALLNQNKIESIIVLDFQLKAEVGALSREEYQLQILSKTASYHYLNNQHPDLFNKISKTLHAFEQSGFIAQLKEKHNIN; encoded by the coding sequence ATGCCAAAAATCTATTCATCATTTTTTCTTAGTTTATTCCTGTTTAGCTCCAATTACTTGCAGGCGAATGAGGTAACGTTTAATCGCCCAAGTAATACCCCACAAGCCGCTTATGTCATCGAGCTGCTTTCGGCTGCTTATAAACAAAGTGGCTATGATATAAAGTTAATTGATTACCCAAGAGATGAAGCATTGCGAGCAGCGAATGAAGGAAAACTTGATGGCCAACTTGGCCGAATTGCTGAAATTGAACTGCTTTATCAAAATTTAGTTCGCCTACCAACGCCATTATTTACTTTTAATTTGCTCTTAATTCATAGATGCAATCAATGTACAGACTGTCAAATTAATGATTTTAAGTCAGTAAGTATCGTTTCGAATTATCCGGTTGCCAAAGCGTATTTAACTAAAATGAACTATAGCGGAGAGGTGATTGATGTACGCAGTATCAAAACCCAACTAGCACTGTTAAACCAAAATAAAATAGAGAGTATTATTGTGCTCGATTTTCAGTTAAAAGCCGAAGTAGGTGCCCTTAGTCGTGAAGAGTATCAATTACAAATCCTTAGCAAAACCGCAAGCTATCATTACTTAAATAACCAGCACCCTGATTTATTTAATAAAATAAGTAAAACCTTACATGCTTTTGAACAAAGTGGCTTTATAGCCCAACTTAAAGAAAAACATAACATCAACTAA
- a CDS encoding DUF3283 family protein, translating into MTYNLCLLPRAEKYLIQLEYEASYWAYQIKKGKKTRDVVYSTILSRSVSEQDFLKQKFEYYLSIM; encoded by the coding sequence ATGACTTACAACTTATGTCTACTGCCACGAGCAGAAAAATACCTAATTCAACTTGAGTATGAAGCCTCATATTGGGCGTATCAGATCAAAAAAGGAAAAAAAACCAGAGATGTGGTTTACAGTACGATTTTATCTCGCTCAGTATCTGAACAAGACTTTTTAAAACAAAAATTTGAATATTATTTAAGTATCATGTGA
- a CDS encoding GNAT family N-acetyltransferase has translation MITGLELQISQLEQLKYPLVNKFYDQFRVKGRAKGHDDVWVGYLGYQLIAACRIQHVAEHLFLSTLFVDPAYQGLGYGRRIIQAIQSSYQTNIYLFAHPDLSPFYASVGFAAVNTLPDELTKMLKIYQKHNLSLASFLSTYSH, from the coding sequence GTGATTACCGGTTTGGAATTACAAATATCGCAACTTGAGCAACTTAAGTACCCATTAGTTAATAAATTTTACGATCAGTTTCGAGTCAAAGGCCGTGCCAAAGGTCATGATGATGTTTGGGTTGGATATTTGGGCTACCAATTAATTGCAGCATGTCGAATTCAACATGTTGCGGAGCATTTATTTTTATCAACCTTGTTTGTTGACCCTGCTTATCAAGGCCTAGGTTATGGCAGACGAATCATTCAAGCCATTCAATCTTCTTATCAAACAAATATTTACTTATTTGCTCATCCTGATTTAAGTCCTTTTTATGCATCTGTTGGCTTTGCTGCTGTTAATACACTACCTGATGAATTAACTAAAATGCTAAAAATATATCAAAAGCATAATCTCAGCTTGGCATCATTTTTATCTACCTATTCACACTAA